TCAATCCAAGTGTCTGCTAGTCAACCTGTCACCCTGAAGTTCATGCGCAAAGATCAATCACCCTGTGCTGAAACAATGCTTATTCCATCATTAGAGATAAGCGAGCAGCTTAAATTAAATGAAATTACTCAAATTACCTTATTGAACTTATCAGCGGGAGAGCATGAGTTTCATTGTCAGATGCAAATGTATCGCGGTGTTTTAAAGGTTGTTTAGGAGGGGTTATGAACATGAAAAAAGTGACAGCCATTTTTGATGAAATGGTGTTAACACGAGTAGAAGAGGCACTACTTTCACATGGCTATAAAGGCTTTACCATTCATAAAGCAACAGGCAGAGGTGCATATGCTGATACTTACAACAGAAATCACTTATCAGCACATATAGTAATGACCATTTATGTTGCTTTTGATGATGCTGAACATGTTGCTGAAGTTTTGCTCGATGCTGCGCATACCAACATTGAAGGCGAAGGATTAGTTAGCATCTCTCCTGTGGATAATCTCTACTGGATAAATTCTAAGTCTGAAGCTTCAAAGGAAGATTTAAGGTCAATAGGAGGCCAATATGAAAAATGAGCACCCTAAATTTTGGTCAACACCTACGGGTTGGGCTGCATTGGTGCTTATTGCCGCAGCCACCTATTTTTTAATCTTTGAACATGGACAGCATGTACTGCAATTTCTTCCTTATTTGATTTTATTGCTATGCCCGTTGATGCACGTATTTATGCATGGCAGTCATGGCAAACATGGCCACGATCATTCACATGCGCCTGATGAGAAAAAGGAAGAGAGCTTTCAAGAACTAACGGATAAAAATGCTGCCTATCGCGATGGCTACATACAAGGCTTAGAAGAAGGACGTAAGGAATCACATAAAAAGGAGAAAAGTGATGAATGAGACATATGATTATGGCTTATGGTCAATGGTGATACTGAACTCTGCAATTTTTATCTTTTTTGCCTTTAGTTTTGTCAAACCAAAAACATCGACTGATTGGCGAAGTTTAGGAGCGTTCTCCGCCTTTATTGTCGCCCTATTTACTGAAATGTATGGCTTTCCTTTAACTATCTATTTTCTATCGGGGTGGCTGACGGAGACCTATCCAGAAGTAAACTTCTTTGCGCATGAAAATGGACACTTATTGCATACTTTCTTTGGTTTTGAAGGTGATGCCCATTGGGACCCATTTCATATAGCGAGTATGGTGTTTATTGTTGCAGGTTTCTTTATGTTGTCTTCAGCATGGAACGTATTGCATCACGCGCAAAAACACCATCAATTGGCTACTACAGGATGGTATGCGAGGTGTCGTCACCCACAGTACGTAGCTTTCATTCTAATCATGTTTGGCTTTTTATTGCAGTGGCCGACCATCCCGACACTTACGATGTTTCCAATCTTAGTCGTTGTTTATGTCAAGCTAGCCAAACGCGAAGAAGCACAAGCTATTGCAGAGTTTGGCTCTGAGTACCGCAGGTATATGGAATCGACACCAAGTTGGATTCCAAATTTTAATAAAATGTAGAAGGTAAAAATTATGAAAACATTAGGTAAATCAATTCTATTTTCTGGCTCACTGATGGTAGCCACAAGCTCATTTGCCCAAGATCATGACCATAAGCATGAAAGTGTGAACAAATATGATATGCATCAAGGCATGGAGATGTCACACGAAAATATGGAAAAAATGCATAAAAAGATGATGGAAATGAAAAAAGAAGTTTTAGCAATTAAATCTGAACAAGACCCTGATAAGCAACAGCGAATGATGCATCAACATAGACGTTCAATGATGAAAATTATGCAGATCATGCATCGAGGTATGGAAGACAAACCTATACATAAACAAATTGCAATGGCTGAACATCATCTGGAAATGATGGAAAACATGATGCCTCAAATGAAAGAAAAGATGACAGAAATGAAAGGCAAAAAACAAAACCACTCGCACTCTCATTAGGAGGTAAATTATGAGCGATTTAGAGCATAGAGTTGGCGTTAGAGAGCAGAATTTAGTTGTTCGCAATTTGAGGCTAAGTAATGTTACAGAAGAAAATTGTGACGAGCTAGTAAAAGAAATTGATCAGCTTTTTGGTATTGATGAAGTTAGCTACAACATCAAAGAAGGTGAAATACATCTCGCATATGATGCGGTGAACATAAACCTTGATGGGGTTGAGGAAGTAATTCGCAAACATGGTGCTGATGTTCATGATGATTGGTGGACACATACTAAAGAAAGCTACTACAAATTTGTTGATCAGAATGTTAAAGACAACGCTGCTCATAAACCGTGGAGTTGTCACAAAGTTCCTCCGGGTGCAAGCCGGAAAAATAAGTAAGCTTACGAAGAGCTTGCTCAGTTAATAAGTAAGATGAGGAGAAAATGATGAAAACATCCAATATGAAGATTCTACTTTTATTTGTATTTGGTATCTTTCTAGCGGGTTGTTCCAATACTGCGTTTTATCACAAAAATATGATGAGGGGTCAAGTGGTTGAGCAGTCTACTGATCGAACTCTGATTTGTATTGGTGCCAAACATGGCGCGGAGGTTGGACAAAAATACAGTGTTATTAGATTCCATGAGGAAATAGCGCCGGGTGAAGGTGATGATCCGTATACCATAGAAAAAGTGGGAACTGTTCAAATTACTAAAATTGTGAATGATCACTTCGCTACGGTAAAACTACTATCAGGTGATATTGCAGCGAAAGATATGGTGGAGCTTGAATAGTAATTAAGTGGTGGCGCAAGCCACCACTGGAGAATAACGATGAAACTTAATGAGAAAGCTTTTGCGTTGGCTTGTGCAGCCGCTTTTGGCATTGTTTGGTTGGTTTGTTCAATGGTGGTAATGATGCTGCCTGATATGATGTCTAGTATGACGGGCAACATGTTGCATACTGACTGGAAAATTCTGGGCTGGCAGATGTCCTTTATAGGAGTATTTATTGGTGGATTTTTTTGGGTGTTATTTGCAGGTGTAACAGGGGGAATTGTAGCAAAGATTTACAATAACCTGAATTCGAAATAGTAGTCACATTTAGATTGGTGGAAATAATTAAATTAACAACAGCGAATCCATTTAATCAATCATTAATTGAATGACGCTAAGCAAGAATGAAAAACTTTTTTCAGTTTTAAATATGAAGTCTAAGGTGTGTCTTAAACACACCTTAGCTGTTGAGTTTTAAGGAAAAAACTATTTTCTTTGGCACTCAATTTGCAATGTTCGTGAGAGACAATTAATTGACGAAGAGTATGTTTATGCTTCATATCGAAAACACTTTAATTAGCCAGCTCCAAAACTCATCTGTTTATAAATCAAGCTTAGAGGAACAAAAAACTAATAATAATGAGTTCTCTAATCTACTTATTAAGGCGATTGACAATGTAAATGAATTGCATCAAAAAGCAGGTAAAGCGACAAAAGAATTCGAGTTAGGGACAACAGACATTAGTTTAGCAGAGGTTATGATTGCAAGATCAAAAGCAGGAGTTGCTACTGAAGCCACTATACAAGTTAGAAATAAAGCAATAGAAGGGTACAAAGAAATTATGAATATGGCTCTATAAACTTTTAGTATGTTAGAGTAAACAACTAGAATTTATGATAGAAAGTCATCGTTTTATTTCGTTCATGTACGAAATTATCAAATGGACTTTCGTTCATGTAATTGTTATGGTGTACGAAAGGTATAGGTTTCGTACATATGAAAGTTGGTTTTGCACGAGTTTCGACTCAAGAACAAGATTTACAAGTTCAACTGTCCAAGTTGGACCGTTATGGTTGTGAGAAAGTATTTCAAGGGAAGCAAAGTGGTGCTTCGATTAAAAATGATGAGAAGTTAAAAGATCTCATAGATTTTATACGAGAAGGCGATGA
This genomic interval from Pseudoalteromonas galatheae contains the following:
- a CDS encoding cupredoxin domain-containing protein, yielding MMIINLLGLVLIALIVWWFWLYKPNKTIVQDNEVLIEVKDGVYSPSSIQVSASQPVTLKFMRKDQSPCAETMLIPSLEISEQLKLNEITQITLLNLSAGEHEFHCQMQMYRGVLKVV
- a CDS encoding P-II family nitrogen regulator, whose amino-acid sequence is MNMKKVTAIFDEMVLTRVEEALLSHGYKGFTIHKATGRGAYADTYNRNHLSAHIVMTIYVAFDDAEHVAEVLLDAAHTNIEGEGLVSISPVDNLYWINSKSEASKEDLRSIGGQYEK
- a CDS encoding DUF2933 domain-containing protein: MKNEHPKFWSTPTGWAALVLIAAATYFLIFEHGQHVLQFLPYLILLLCPLMHVFMHGSHGKHGHDHSHAPDEKKEESFQELTDKNAAYRDGYIQGLEEGRKESHKKEKSDE
- a CDS encoding methyltransferase family protein — encoded protein: MNETYDYGLWSMVILNSAIFIFFAFSFVKPKTSTDWRSLGAFSAFIVALFTEMYGFPLTIYFLSGWLTETYPEVNFFAHENGHLLHTFFGFEGDAHWDPFHIASMVFIVAGFFMLSSAWNVLHHAQKHHQLATTGWYARCRHPQYVAFILIMFGFLLQWPTIPTLTMFPILVVVYVKLAKREEAQAIAEFGSEYRRYMESTPSWIPNFNKM
- a CDS encoding DUF5676 family membrane protein; its protein translation is MKLNEKAFALACAAAFGIVWLVCSMVVMMLPDMMSSMTGNMLHTDWKILGWQMSFIGVFIGGFFWVLFAGVTGGIVAKIYNNLNSK
- the fliE gene encoding flagellar hook-basal body complex protein FliE is translated as MLHIENTLISQLQNSSVYKSSLEEQKTNNNEFSNLLIKAIDNVNELHQKAGKATKEFELGTTDISLAEVMIARSKAGVATEATIQVRNKAIEGYKEIMNMAL